The following proteins come from a genomic window of Miscanthus floridulus cultivar M001 chromosome 2, ASM1932011v1, whole genome shotgun sequence:
- the LOC136540863 gene encoding ankyrin repeat-containing protein At5g02620-like, with product MEAKNQTGGGEEYRPQQPATMDSPRAAQAATRRKKMTKQLTGKRDDTAMHAAARAGQLASMREMMSGKDAEELGTLLSRQNQAGETPLFVAAEYGYVALVAEMIKYHDVATASIKARSGYDALHIAAKQGDVDVVRELLQALPQLSMTVDSSNTTALNTAATQGHMDVVRLLLEVDGSLALIARSNGKTALHSAARNGHVEVVRALLEAEPSIALRTDKKGQTALHMAAKGTRLDLVDALLGAEPALLNQTDNKDNTALHIAARKARHEIIRRLVTMPDTDLRAINRSRETPLDTAEKMGNTDAAELLAEHGVQSARAISPSGGVNKQQRELKQQVSDIKHEVHSQLEQTRQTRVRMQGIAKRINKLHEEGLNNAINSTTVVAVLIATVAFAGIFTVPGEYVQDPGSLAPGQDLGEANISHQTAFIIFFVFDSVSLFISLAVVVVQTSVVVIERKAKKQMMAVINKLMWVACVLISVSFLALSFVVVGRAERWLAVSVTIMGTTILATTIGTMLYWVIAHRIEAKRIRTIKRNRLSRSRSFSCSGMSEGEWVEEEYKRMYAI from the exons ATGGAAGCGAAGAACCAaaccggcggcggcgaggagtaCAGGCCGCAGCAGCCGGCGACGATGGACTCGCCTAGGGCGGCGCAGGCGGCGACGCGGCGCAAGAAGATGACGAAGCAGCTGACGGGGAAGCGGGACGACACCGCGATGCACGCGGCGGCGCGCGCCGGGCAGCTCGCGTCCATGCGGGAGATGATGTCCGGCAAGGACGCCGAGGAGCTCGGGACGCTGCTGTCGAGGCAGAACCAGGCCGGGGAGACGCCGCTGTTCGTGGCCGCCGAGTACGGGTACGTGGCCCTGgtggccgagatgatcaagtaCCACGACGTCGCCACCGCCAGCATCAAGGCCCGCAGCGGCTACGACGCGCTCCACATCGCCGCCAAGCAAGGGGATGTAG ACGTCGTGAGGGAGCTGCTGCAAGCGCTGCCTCAGCTATCGATGACGGTGGACTCGTCGAACACGACGGCGCTGAACACGGCGGCGACACAGGGGCACATGGACGTGGTGAGGCTCCTGCTGGAGGTGGACGGGAGCCTGGCGCTGATCGCGCGCAGCAACGGCAAGACGGCGCTGCACTCTGCGGCGCGGAACGGGCACGTGGAGGTGGTGCGCGCGCTGCTGGAGGCGGAGCCCAGCATCGCGCTGCGCACGGACAAGAAGGGCCAGACCGCGCTGCACATGGCCGCCAAGGGCACCCGGCTGGACCTCGTGGACGCGCTCCTCGGCGCCGAGCCGGCGCTGCTCAACCAGACGGATAACAAGGACAACACGGCGCTGCACATCGCCGCGCGCAAGGCGCGGCACGAGATCATCAGGCGGCTGGTCACGATGCCCGACACGGACCTCAGGGCGATCAACCGGTCCCGCGAGACCCCGCTGGATACGGCGGAGAAGATGGGCAACACCGACGCCGCGGAGCTGCTGGCGGAGCACGGCGTGCAGTCGGCGCGCGCCATCAGCCCGAGCGGCGGCGTCAACAAGCAGCAGCGCGAGCTGAAGCAGCAGGTGAGCGACATCAAGCACGAGGTGCACTCGCAGCTGGAGCAGACGCGGCAGACGCGCGTGCGCATGCAGGGCATCGCGAAGCGCATCAACAAGCTGCACGAGGAAGGGCTGAACAACGCCATCAACTCGACGACGGTGGTGGCCGTGCTGATCGCGACGGTGGCGTTCGCGGGCATCTTCACGGTGCCCGGGGAGTACGTGCAGGACCCGGGCAGCCTGGCGCCCGGGCAGGACCTGGGCGAGGCCAACATCTCCCACCAGACGGCGTTCATCATCTTCTTCGTGTTCGACTCCGTGTCGCTCTTCATCTCGCTGGCCGTCGTGGTGGTGCAGACGTCGGTGGTGGTGATCGAGCGCAAGGCCAAGAAGCAGATGATGGCGGTGATCAACAAGCTCATGTGGGTGGCCTGCGTGCTCATCAGCGTCTCCTTCCTGGCGCTGTCGTTCGTGGTCGTGGGCCGCGCCGAGCGATGGCTGGCCGTGTCCGTCACCATCATGGGCACCACCATCCTGGCCACCACCATCGGCACCATGCTCTACTGGGTGATCGCGCACCGCATCGAGGCCAAGCGGATTCGCACCATCAAGCGCAACAGGCTCAGCCGCTCCCGCTCCTTCTCCTGCTCCGGCATGTCGGAGGGCGAGTGGGTCGAGGAGGAGTACAAGAGGATGTACGCCATCTGA
- the LOC136535913 gene encoding ankyrin repeat-containing protein ITN1-like, producing the protein MAADSGKGMADLEIGPASPGSEGAPSPASSVGASGERPDQSPPRLAKRPGLVMSFSGKRLDQSPAGSPSQSRPVLVMSHSSNRLDQSPARPVLVMSRSSNLLDQSSPASSPAPVRGAVLVMSGSSNRLDSSSPSPTAAAAAAPVLVLSNSGKRMDQAGRKKYVKQVTGRHNDTELHLAAQRGDLEAVRQIIAEIDAQMTGTGEEFDSEVAEIRAAIVNEANEMEATALLIAAEKGFLDIVVELLKHSDKDSLTRKTKSGFDALHVAAREGHRDIVKVLLDHDPSLGKTFGQSNVTPLITAAIRGHTAVVNLLLERVSGLVELSKANGKNALHFAARQGHVEIVQALLDADTQLARRTDKKGQTALHMAVKGTSPEVVQALVNADPAIVMLPDRNGNLALHVATRKKRSEIVNVLLLLPDMNVNALTRDRKTAFDIAEGLPLSEESQEIKECLSRAGAVRANDLNQPRDELRKTVTEIKKDVHTQLEQARKTNKNVYGIAKELRKLHREGINNATNSVTVVAVLFATVAFAAIFTVPGGNTNDGVAVAVHAAAFKVFFIFNAIALFTSLAVVVVQITLVRGETKAERRVIEIINKLMWLASVCTTVAFISSSYIVVGRHFKWAALLVTLIGGVIMAGVLGTMTYYVVKSKRTRKIRKRVKSTRRSGSNSWQHNSEFSDSEIDRIYAI; encoded by the exons atggccgccgattCCGGCAAAG GGATGGCCGACCTGGAGATCGGGCCGGCGTCGCCGGGCTCGGAGGGGGCGCCGTCGCCGGCGTCGAGCGTGGGCGCCTCCGGGGAGCGGCCCGACCAGTCGCCGCCCCGGCTGGCCAAGCGCCCAGGCCTCGTCATGTCTTTCTCGGGGAAGCGTCTGGACCAGTCGCCGGCCGGGTCGCCGTCGCAGTCGCGCCCGGTGCTGGTCATGTCCCACTCCAGCAACCGCCTCGACCAGTCGCCCGCGCGCCCGGTGCTCGTCATGTCCCGCTCCAGCAACCTTCTGGACCAATCCTCCCCGGCGTCATCGCCGGCACCCGTGAGGGGGGCCGTGCTGGTCATGTCCGGCTCCAGCAATCGGCTGGACAGctcgtcgccgtcgccgacggccgcggccgccgccgcgcccgtgcTAGTGCTCTCCAACTCCGGGAAGCGGATGGACCAGGCGGGGCGGAAGAAGTACGTCAAGCAGGTGACGGGCCGCCACAACGACACGGAGCTCCACCTCGCCGCGCAGCGCGGGGACCTCGAGGCCGTGCGCCAGATCATCGCCGAGATCGACGCGCAGATGACCGGCACCGGCGAGGAGTTCGACAGCGAGGTCGCCGAGATCCGCGCCGCGATAGTGAACGAGGCCAACGAGATGGAGGCCACCGCGTTGCTCATCGCCGCCGAGAAGGGGTTTCTTGACATCGTCGTCGAGCTACTCAAGCACTCCGACAAGGACAGCCTCACCAGGAAGACCAAGTCCGGATTCGATGCTCTGCACGTCGCTGCAAGAGAGGGCCACAGAG ATATTGTCAAGGTACTTCTGGATCATGATCCATCCCTTGGGAAAACGTTTGGCCAATCGAATGTGACTCCTCTCATAACTGCGGCGATTAGAGGCCACACTGCGGTGGTGAACCTGCTGCTGGAGCGAGTTTCTGGGTTGGTTGAGTTATCGAAAGCAAATGGAAAGAATGCCTTGCACTTTGCTGCTCGGCAGGGGCATGTGGAAATCGTGCAGGCTTTGCTAGATGCTGATACCCAGCTTGCTCGGAGGACTGATAAGAAAGGTCAGACTGCTCTACACATGGCAGTAAAAGGAACTAGCCCTGAAGTTGTTCAAGCTCTTGTGAATGCCGATCCGGCAATAGTCATGCTACCTGACAGAAATGGCAACTTAGCTTTGCATGTTGCAACCAGAAAGAAAAGATCAGAG ATTGTAAATGTGCTTCTGCTTCTTCCAGATATGAACGTGAATGCATTGACTAGGGATCGGAAGACTGCATTCGACATAGCCGAGGGCCTTCCACTGTCAGAGGAGTCTCAAGAAATAAAGGAGTGTTTATCCCGTGCTGGTGCAGTCAGAGCAAATGATCTGAATCAGCCTCGGGATGAGCTCAGAAAAACAGTGACAGAGATAAAAAAGGATGTGCATACTCAGCTTGAGCAGGCcagaaaaacaaacaaaaatgTCTATGGTATCGCAAAGGAGTTAAGGAAACTCCACAGGGAAGGCATCAACAATGCAACAAATTCGGTCACTGTTGTGGCGGTGCTCTTTGCCACAGTGGCATTTGCTGCAATCTTTACAGTGCCTGGCGGTAACACCAACGATGGTGTAGCAGTAGCTGTGCATGCAGCAGCCTTCAaggtcttcttcatcttcaacgCCATTGCCCTTTTCACATCTTTAGCAGTAGTGGTGGTCCAGATAACACTGGTTAGGGGTGAGACCAAAGCAGAGAGGCGTGTGATCGAGATCATCAACAAGCTGATGTGGCTGGCTTCAGTGTGCACGACAGTTGCGTTCATATCCTCCTCGTACATCGTAGTGGGGCGGCACTTCAAGTGGGCGGCGCTTCTGGTGACCCTGATAGGTGGGGTGATCATGGCTGGTGTGCTTGGTACAATGACATATTACGTGGTGAAGTCCAAGCGCACACGTAAAATCAGGAAGAGGGTGAAGTCGACAAGGAGGAGCGGCTCAAACTCATGGCAGCACAATTCGGAGTTCTCGGATTCAGAGATCGACCGTATTTACGCCATATGA